The following coding sequences lie in one Dryobates pubescens isolate bDryPub1 chromosome 10, bDryPub1.pri, whole genome shotgun sequence genomic window:
- the P2RY2 gene encoding P2Y purinoceptor 2 produces the protein MANLTTPPSWLRAPNSSLEPGGTEDAAYKCTFEEDFKYVLLPVSYGIVCVVGLCLNLLALYAFLFRLKTWNASTTYMFNLAISDTLYVVSLPLLVYYYAVGDNWPFSVALCKVVRFLFYTNLYCSILFLLCISVHRCLGVCFPLKSLQWGQVRYARRVSAAVWAVTVACQSPVLFFVTTSLRRGTTTCHDTSSKELFGQFVVYSSVMLVLLFCIPFLLIIVCYCLMARRLLQPTRGISRLSRSKKKSVKMIIIVLVVFIVCFLPFHVTRTLYYSFRSWDLSCQTLNAINLAYKVTRPLASTNSCLDPILYFLAGQRFMKFRGNKMLWKPQNEVALGVVPNSHLASSNTTGTLSKEVKS, from the coding sequence ATGGCCAACCTGACAACTCCTCCATCCTGGCTGCGAGCCCCCAACAGCTCCTTGGAGCCCGGCGGAACGGAGGACGCCGCCTACAAGTGCACGTTTGAGGAGGACTTCAAGTACGTCCTGCTGCCCGTCTCCTACGGCATCGTCTGCGTGGTGGGGCTctgcctcaacctgctggccctCTACGCcttcctcttcaggctgaagacCTGGAACGCCTCCACCACCTACATGTTCAACCTGGCCATCTCCGACACCCTCTACGTGGTCTCCTTGCCCCTCCTGGTGTACTACTACGCCGTGGGGGACAACTGGCCCTTCAGCGTGGCCTTGTGCAAGGTGGTCCGCTTCCTCTTCTACACCAACCTCTACTGCagcatcctcttcctcctctgcatcaGCGTCCACCGCTGCCTGGGCGTCTGCTTCCCCCTCAAGTCCCTGCAGTGGGGGCAGGTGCGCTACGCCCGCCGGGTGTCGGCGGCCGTCTGGGCGGTGACGGTGGCCTGCCAGTCCCCCGTGCTCTTCTTCGTCACCACCAGCCTCAGGAGGGGCACCACCACCTGCCACGACACCTCCAGCAAGGAGCTCTTCGGCCAGTTCGTGGTTTACAGCTCGGTgatgctggtgctgctcttctgcatcCCCTTCCTGCTCATCATCGTCTGCTACTGCCTGAtggccaggaggctgctgcagcccacccGCGGGATCTCGCGCCTCTCCCGCTCCAAGAAGAAGTCAGTCAAGATGATCATCATCGTCCTGGTGGTCTTCATCGTCTGCTTCCTGCCCTTCCACGTCACTCGCACCCTGTACTACTCCTTCAGGAGCTGGGACTTGAGCTGCCAGACCCTCAACGCCATCAACTTGGCCTACAAGGTGACTCGGCCCTTGGCCAGCACCaacagctgcttggatcccatCCTCTACTTCCTGGCAGGGCAACGCTTTATGAAGTTCAGAGGCAACAAAATGCTCTGGAAGCCCCAGAACGAGGTGGCGTTGGGGGTGGTGCCCAACAGCCACCTGGCAAGCAGCAACACCACGGGCACCTTGTCCAAGGAGGTGAAGTCCTAG